CAAAACAGCCAGCCGTGTTATGCCGTGCTTCTGGATGTAACCATGCTGcttaaaaaagtattattgTTACAGTATCATCTTGCATCATGAGCGCACACCTTCAATAATGCAGAGCGCTATTATATTCTGTGATGGGTTTCCTTGTCATCTCGCTGTTGTGCACCAAACCAAACTGAACTTAGCTGACCTATGGTATTGAATGTCATGAAGATATAGGCCTATAAATTACAAGGAAGCAAAAGTTGTGGCACATAAATGGAGATGCCACTTTTGTTGCCGTCAGAATGGATACAGCTACTGATTAATTGCctcgttatttatttattttttaattgataagTACACCATCTTTTCTCTCATGTCcatttcatttcattctttAGTCCTTTTATTAGCGGGCTAAATCtccaaataaaatgcattttaaattaaattgaaatctcaaatatgaatataatcatacataaattaatttaattattcatgTCTTGTTGTTCTTGATGTTTTTTATAGCTCCTATCACTTGTAGGTGTTTTAACTTTGTGAAACTCCTATTTGAATGGTTTGTAATCTGTCTGACAAGTCGCCCTAAAAACAACATATGGTAACAGAGACGTACAAAATAGTGAAATGGGTGAAAGTGATACAATTTTTCATAAACTTTCAGGGATGTGAAAAGGTCATCCTTCTCTGATGTGAAGTTGGCCATCGTTCaaggtttttttaatttattttttgacttctGTTAGGCTTGGAGTCGGACGAATCCTGTGAAGGCACTTCAGAAACCAGTTATAAAGACGCAATTGTTTTTGATGGCAGCAACAGCACACAGAAAAAGAATGGAACAACGCCACAGGAGAATGGAATCAAGAAACGCAGGTGAGGTCAGATTCCAGACTGCTTCAATTGTGCATTTCCTCAGGAGCGGTATACGAGTGTGTGTTTAACAAATCGCTGcctcatttgatttattttcaaaatcctgACTCAATGACTTTGATAGCAGTGCATAACATTGTCCACCccatacattttacacatttcccACGGGCATGGTTTAGATCTGATACAAAGGGCCCTATGTTTTTTGCGACCTGCTTCCTAAGGCTGCACCCCGGACAAGGTGGCCATGCTGTagcttaattaaaccacttatttattaataatctcACCATTTCTTTAATTATCttgattagttttgttttattaaggtgCATTGATGTGTAAAGTAGCAGCAGCTACAAGCCATTTATTTAAAGGGACGTATCTATGTATTAATTACCAATGTGTTATTTACGTTTAATAGTGTTTGTTAGAATTgcagtaaattacatttttgtcaATACATTTGGCCAAATTTCATCAAACAAACATTAAAGCGGATTGATACTTgagcaatatataaatatttataatggTTGCAACCAGTTTGTCTGCTTTCGGAAAACTATTTGCCCTGATATTGCTGGCAAGGTCTATTATGTGGGCTTTACAAGCGAATGTACTGAATTTGGCAGTAAACTTCAAAGGATGTGATTTTATGCCTTGATTATGTAACTGGCATTATCAGAGACAAATCAAATCGCCAGTGCCAATTCACTGTATCGGCTAATATTACTTTCAATTTGGAGATATTTGATATTTctttgagaacaaacaaaatgtgctaAACGCACTGATATTGTATAATTGCATCAGTTGACTCATCAGTAACTGCAGGTACAATGTCAGGCATCTTTATCAAttgtacattttcatattttgcaAATCAGCAATTTGGGGTAgatattcccttttcaattgAGCAGCTATAGAAATTACTTGTGCATTTATTACAGATTTGTTCAGAAATGCATATGTTTGGGATCCCACCCCCATGGGACATAtaagcacaaacaaatgcctctcatgaaatgcaaatgaaaataacatATTTACTGGGTTCATGGATttctaattatttaaaaaaatcaaagtggaatttatttttcttttttgtttcattacttTTATTGTGAATTACATTTCTATTAATTAGGAGACTGCAAGGACACCTAGGGCGTAGCAGTTGAATTACTattggaaaaaaactaaatatgaaaacaaaattgtatgacttatatttttattttgtgttggcCTACCTTTGCAGAACAACTCTACCAGCACCTATGTTCTCCAGAAATAATTTTAGTGTGTGGGCAATATTAAAGAAATGCATTGGACTGGTAAGTTGATTGAAAAAATATTctacatttaacatttgtaaGTTTGAAAAGCCTAATAGTTATTATAATGAGACGGAGATCTaatttacagatctttatttaCTATACTATAGATGGTTAAACTGTAATATCATTCCTGAACAGAGAAACTAGAATCAAAACATCTAAAATTACTTATCTGAAGCCCCAGAGACAAGAAAGCTATAATTTAGGTAActtttatacattatacatacaaTTACAAGCGGTACCTGACAGAACagttttgacttgcatttaaaaaaaggttttccAAAGATGTGACCCATTGTTCTGTAAGTAATATTTATGGTATTTATTCAACAATTAATTGAAGTAACTGCTTGTGTTTTGTTCTGTAGGAGCTGTCCAAAATAACAATGCCTATAGTATTTAATGAGCCACTGAGCTTTCTGCAGCGAATCACAGAATATATGGAGCACACATACCTCATTCACAAAGCATGTTCTCTGTCAAACTCCGTGGAGAGAATGCAGGTGAGATACAAACGCATCTTATTCAACGCTCTCTTTTCTCCAACTTTCCTGTTTTGTGGGGAGTCTAACTCTGgtgggagcaggttcagaaatAACAATCACAATGTGAAACGACAACCCATTCTGTACCACTCTgtcctgtgttttatttaaatatcaaaactttttatagtttattttatgtaattatgtttatagtttttttaaggATTATCAAGTTTTCTATTACTTTTGTAAATAACTGATCATTGACCAGATTGATAATATACAGGTAGCAGTTAAAAAATGGTAACACAAATGTAAAGTCACTTAATAGGGCGTTGGGTCACTATGTTAGGCCAGTACGGCCTGTATGTGCTGTGGCATTGTCGACCATTGTCAACGAGGGATGCGGCACCGTTCTTCCACGTCAAGTCAAGCAAGTCAATCAACTCATACCTGGTCGATGGAGGTGGAAAATGGTGACTCAGGCCAGAATTTGCCATAAAGGCTCGATTGGGTTCAGATTTGGTGACTGAGAAGGCCATGACGTATGGATAGCATCAGTGTCAAGCTCATCAAACCGCTGGGCGATTGGGTCgctgtcatcctggaagacgCCCCTCCCAGCAGGAAAGAAATGCTGCAACATGGGGTGAAGATAATTACTCGTGCACTTGTCTGTTTGTCAAGAACATAGTTAATCTGACCCTATCACATTTCCCTACTGCTCAGTAGTCCATTGTCTGTGCTCTTTGCTCCATTGCTCTCACAAACATGCATTGCCAGGTGTGAGGAACAGTTTGTGCACTGCAACCCGACTATCTGGAATATTGCGGACAGTTCTTGATAAAACTGGCTGCTTACATCCGAGGTGGAAATTGAAATTTGCTTGCCTATTTTGTCTTGCACTTGCATTATTGCACAGATATCACGATCCTCAGAGATCTATTCTGACATCACCTTAGACACCGTTGATCATGAAACATCAGCAAGTTGAGCTGTCTTGgtcactgaagctcctgccaaaTGCGTCCCAACAATCGCCCCTCTTTCCAAGTCACCGAGGTTTCCTCTTACAGCCATGCTAGCCATAATTATGGGCAACTAGGCCTGTCCAGCATTTGTCTCCATGGCCCTGAGCATTctgggatgttaattgcttaattaacgCATGAGCCACCCCTGTGTGGCGGCCCTTGATTTCAATATACTTGGTGTTCCTCATTTACCCAGTTGTTTCCATTTTTTGGCCACTACCTGTAGATATCCATTGCTGAACTAAGTCACACTTGTACATAATTAACTGGCAATCTGGTCTATTTTCAAGTATTCATCCTCCATAACATTTGACTTGCAGGCTGTGGCAGCGTTTGCTGTTTCCGCAGTAGCGTCTCAATGGGAGAGAACTGGAAAACCTTTCAATCCACTCCTAGGGGAGACCTACGAACTCACAAGGTAATGGGCTGCTGCAACCAAAGTTTTTGCTGTTTTTACTTCTTTTTGATCGTTTTCTCAATGGGTTCCAAAACTCTGCAATGTACCAGCACTCTTTCTGTGCGTTGGTGCATTTCTGTGGTTTTGAGTACATGTTTAGAAGTATATATCTTTTCCAGGTAGAATTTGCATTTGACAGATTTTAGCATCCTGTGTGAAATCTTTGCCTCCTCCCATACAGTAGGAATTCCCCATCTGTATAATAAATAGCAAGCAGCAATATAGATATTTGTAATCGTATTGTGCTAGTAAGACAGATTGATTATGAATAAGGTAACTTGTATAGAGAAGGAATGAGGGACAAAACCTTGAAAATTGTATcaaatatacagtgcctatagaaagtattcaccccccttggacattTTGTAACAACCTGAAgttttgatacattttaaatgggattttatttcctttgatttacacaacctactcaacactttgaagaggcaagaGAATATTTGTTGTGAAACTGAAATGTGTTGCTTAGATAAGTATTATTGTTGACTTATTTATTAAGGCAATTGGTGGCACCTGAGCTAATATTgggagtgtcatggcaaagggggagaatacttatctaatgaagacttttcaggtttttattttgaattaattagtTTCTTCATTGCAGGTTAGGGTTAATAATGTGAAAAGTCACAGATTCCACCTCTTGGGACTAAtcacagatttgttttaaatttttgtttccttttcctaGAGATGAGCAGGGATTTAGGTTTATATCTGAGCAGGTTAGCCACCATCCTCCCATTAGCGCTTTCTACTCTGAAAGCCTTAACGATGACTTTGTTTTCCATGGCTCAATCTACCCCAAACTAAAATTCTGGGGCAAGAGCGTTGAAGCGGAGCCGAAGGGAACGATCACGCTAGAGCTGAAGAAGTAAGTGTCTCCTTTGACGCCGTTTCTCAGTGTGCACGGTCACCGTACTGCCGAGAAGTACAGTAACACATTCCTTGGCCTGTtcatagatgtatttatttttaaatttaaacataGTATGCATCAGTAAACCTAAATTGTTCTATTGTGTACACATTGCTTGACTATGAGTTACTGTGGAACAATTTGTGGATTACCTCTACACCTGTATAACTCACAATATGTTGCTTCATGTCATTCCTGTTGTGGGAACCTCTGCCTGGCTATAAATACCATCTCGAAGGAGGAGCGTTCCACTTTGCTTTGTGACGCATGTTTgcttagctttttttttctttctgtcctgCAGGCACAATGAAGCCTACACATGGACAAATCCTTTTTGTTGTGTTCATAATGTAATTTTAGGCAAACTTTGGATAGAACAGTATGGAACAGTTGAGATTGTCAATCACAGGTAAGCCAGCggtttgattttgatttgtACTCACTATACCCTTAAAATTAGACTTTATGCTATTCTCCAGCCCTATTCAGACAGCAGTATAGGGATTATCAGTGCTAAAAAGAGGAAAACATATTGGAAGCcattgtgtgtatgtgaaaggaaacaatcaagatgtaaaTCAAGAATCaagaaggcaaaacaccccaagaacaagcaggaactaaagacagccgcagtgcaggcctggcagagcatcaccagggaagaaacccagcatctggtgatgtctatgggttccagacttcaggcagtcattgactgcaaacgATTtgaaaccaagtattgaaactcacaatttaattcatgattatgttagtttgtccaaatattttgagcccctaaaattgggggggccacatataaaaattcctacaccgttcacccaatttggatgtaactaccctcaaattaaagatgaaagtctacacttaaagcacatcttgattgtttcctttcaaatccattgtggtggcgtacagagccaaaataatgacaattgtgtcactgtccaaatatttatggacctaactgtactttATAcaatataggtgtgtgtgtgtgtgtgtataatgttcCAGTTAAATGAACTGGGCCTTCTTTTCCCTTCCTTTGATTAACAGTACTGAAGAGAAATGCATACTGAACTTTAAACCCTGCGGGATGTTTGGGAAAGAGCTCCACAGAGTCGAAGGCTACATTCAGGACAAAAAGTGAGTTCACAGAAAGCAGCAGGGAGGTTTCCCCGCAGCTCGTCTCAGTGGAGCAGCTCAGTGTAAGGTTTGCCAGGAGCGGATTCCAGCAATCCAGAGCGGCTGAATCGCTCTGCCGGCCCACACAGCGAGCCCAGGCTCAATCTGTTGCTGTGTAGCTGCTCGGAATGAGTGTGAAGAAGAAGCCAAGGGAAGTGGGAACTTGTTTACAGTAAAGAGACATCCACCAAAAATTGGATGGTTAGAAGAGTTAATTaatgatacattaattaataagagTTTAGTGGAACATTACCAGTCACTAACATTTTTAGATGGGCTGGTTTTACTGGGTGAGTGAGGCATcatttacagatgtgtgtgtattatataatattagtGCATTTGTTTTCTACTCCAGTGCACAGTACAGAAACTGAGAAACTGTTCTCATTCCTGGCTCTCATTGTGTTACTAAGAAACCAGCATTAAACCTATTGCATTTCTTGCACAGTAAGAAGAAAGTGTGTATGATTTACGGCAAGTGGACTGAGTGCATGTGGAGTGTGGATCCTCAAGTTTACGAGGCCAACAGGAAAGCAGACAAGAAAGGATCAGACGTAAAGAAACAGAAGCCGGTATGCCAAGTTGTGCAGAACACACCCTCTTTGATTGATGTTGCAGTATTCTTCCGTGCATCTCCACAAACTAACTTAGTTATTTCGTTCACCACAAAAGTGTGAGATGCGTAAAACGTAATTGAAGCTTTCAGATTTCAGGACATTGTGACTTTCATAGATGTGTACAGTTAACGCCCATCGTCATTTttttgttctaaaactttttatTAAATTGGTTGAATCTTCTGATTAAGTAATGCTCGTTTTAATCATGAATGGCAAATAATGTCTAAGAATTTAAAAGGAAATATTCATCCACTAATGTTTGTGTACTGCTTGCAGATCTTGTGCAACATTTAAACATCCTTATttttgtatgattattattattattatttgtttaatggaGGGATGGCTGGGTGGGACACTGAACAGTACCTGTTCTTCTTGGCCTTTCAcaggaggagggcagcaggGCAGAGAACGATGAGGCCGATGAAATGCCCGAGGTCCAGGAGACGGTAGTGGTTATTCCTGGCAGTACCCTGTTGTGGAGAATATCCTGCAGACCTCCACACTCTGCACAGGTGCGAGAGCTCCACGCCGCACAGCTTAACTTTTTTTCCCCAGAGTTTTTCTATTCTGGGTCGTAATAACAAGCAATCTGTACCTCCAGTCACTTGGACTTCACTACCCTGAAGTAAATATCCTTGGTTACATACTGTGTGCAGCTACTCCTCGATCCTATCCAACTCCAAAATGACTCCCTATCTAAATGAATGTTCATATAAAACACTGAATCTGTACCGACTGAAATTACtaaaagaatacaaatataataaaggttacaaatgagaggaaacCATTCTAGTAGCCAACAGTATAAGAAGTTTGAGTGTCAttaaatttaattgttttgggttttttcctttttaatttcagATGTATAACTTTACAAACTTCGCCATCACTCTGAATGAACTTGAAACAGGAATGGAAGAGTATTTAGCACCAACGGACTGTCGCCGGCGTCCAGACATCCGAGCCATGGAGAATGGAGATATGGGTACGTTCTTACTGAGAATATGCAGCAATAAACATGCTACCAATTTCAATATCAGGGTTTATCTTTATATTGATATCTATCATATCTAATCAATACATGGTATTAATATCAATATATTAagatatcagtgtgtgtgtgtgtgtgtatatatatttatttaacacaataTAACTTACCAATACCATACACATTACAAATTATGCAGAAACTATTTGGTGTACTAGGCTTGGGCTCCCGGTTCATGGTTCTTAATAAACGATGGGTTTATAAATGAattgataaaatgttgtataaatgGGGGTGGGAAATAACAAGGCGTgataatgctttattttgtgTGCACAGATATGGCCAGCAGAGAGAaggaaaggctagaagagaagCAAAGAGCTGCCCGTAAAGAACGTGCCAACAATGAAGAGGATTGGTCGACTAGGTGAGCAGGGGCTGGTGATTGTAACAAAACTGCTTTTGGAGAGGACCGTCTGTTTCTTTTCAACGATTCACTGACTTCATAACAAAATAACTCTAAATTGTGTATTTGCAGGTGGTTCCGGCTAGGCACAAACCCGCACACGGGAACACAGGACTGGATTTACACAGGAGGGTACTTTGATAGGAAATACAATGACTGCCCTGATATCTACTGAGGGGAACCTCACTCCCAACCTCCAGCGTCATATCATCTCtgtcttgttgttttgtgttttgtttttagttttttgtccccccccccccccttacaTGGCACAATTAACAAATTTGTACAAACTCTTTTCACTGATGAACCGTTCCGGAACGGGGGCTTGACATGCGCTGAACTAACaatgagagagtgtgagaaaaCGACCCTCGAGTCTCTGAGCTCATTACACCCGATCAAATCGAAGTAATCTGGTTTTCTCTGTAGGTTTGCTCTTTTCTCCTGTGCGCTGAAAGGAGAGGAAGGTGAACGTGTCCCGTGCAGTGGGGCCAGGGTGTCTGGTCTGTTCAAGCAACACTTAGGCTTCATGTTACTTCAGTTTTTAATTACGAATAGATGTGCACCGCAGGTCGATACACACAGGAGACTCAAATACCTGTTTTTGTTTCCAGTGGCTTTTTGATACTGATAATATCCCAGGAAGTCCACAGATTCACCTATAGCACTGTAAAATGATTTCCATCTGTGAGTTGGCACTGATTATAACCACCAAACAGGCTAACTGGAGGCACTACTTATACATGGCATTGCGAAAAATATGCTTTGGGAGTAGATACGGTATGTGTAGTCTTTAACCTAAAGCGTTTCAGCCTATGCATAGATGAGCATTGATGATCAATTCTGTGATCACACTGATGTGGTTTGGTAAAGATGGTACAGTTAAGTAAGAGGACAAAAAGAAGAAACCTAAAGATTACTGAATATTTCTGAACCTTGTTATATTTTCAGTGTTTCAAAAAGGCCTTGGATGACTTAAATACTTGTTCCTATTAGTAAAGCTCTAACTTATAAGCACACAATACATTATCTCTGAAAGAATTCTACAATATAAATTGGGTTGCTTTTGTGTTGTAAGGGACACTTAACCGGTTTAATTGACATTATGCATTCAGCATactgaaaatatgaaataaatgtcATTATTGAAACTGCTTAGTGCCTGTAGAGGGGTGCAGTGAGACTGTTGTATACAATcaagaaaacaataaataataaaataatatgtagtttgtatttcattttatgttttatatgtgaATTATGAACTTAATGAGGTTGAGACACTTTGGTTCTACTATAGCAGAGTGATCAATAGATCgaagatgagtgagtgagtgattggTGATTGTTGATTCCACTTTCAAGTTCCTACAGTTCAGGGCTTTGTTTCCTTTATCTGTGCAAGTTTAATATTGCAGAGGTCCCCGTACCACAAGCCGACACTATCCAGGCAGTTTCAATATGGCACCATCTGTTCTCAAAATGACAAAATGAAACCTGTTGTTTTGGCACTAAATATTTATGTACAATATTCTGATgcatgcttacaaatgttaccaattaatttattttagttggtGAATAAACCGAAAGCTGCTTAAGATTGTTTACCTAGTTCGTAAACTTTAcggaattttaaaaataataacaataataatgaataataaactaCATTTAAATTCCTTTATGTGTGTCTTTATGTGTGGTTGCCAAAGTAATTGTTTTCATGTAGAATTTCCAAAGCCATATGTTGCAACTACAGGTATTTAAGGTGAGTTTGTGGTATATAGATGCTGCAAATTAACATAATTTCCAGTACAGGAATTGGGATGGTATTACTGTGGTTTTCTTTCTAATGATATGTACATGATGTACACTGTAGATAGTTaagtatgtatttaataataataataataataataataactgctgATCCTCGGCAGTCTTCCACGAACACTGATTTTTGTCAGTGAGTGCTTATCAGAAAAAACACCTGCTCTACATAAAGCTGTTGTAATTTCCCCATAGTGTAGGCTTCTTGAACATTCTGTGCTTTTCAAACATTGCCTAAATCTATGCAATCTACCACCAGTACGTCTCTTTAAAATATGTCAAATATACCTACTTTAGTTGATCATCTGTGCTGGTAGAGAAGGCTGGTTGTAGGAAGGTTTACACGGTCACTTGAAAATGTGGTATGTAAGAAATGGTTGACAAAGCTGATTCAGTTggactgtaaaatgtattgtttttggtGTGGGCAGGA
The genomic region above belongs to Amia ocellicauda isolate fAmiCal2 chromosome 4, fAmiCal2.hap1, whole genome shotgun sequence and contains:
- the osbpl2b gene encoding oxysterol-binding protein-related protein 2b; the encoded protein is MISEEEFYDAVTGLESDESCEGTSETSYKDAIVFDGSNSTQKKNGTTPQENGIKKRRTTLPAPMFSRNNFSVWAILKKCIGLELSKITMPIVFNEPLSFLQRITEYMEHTYLIHKACSLSNSVERMQAVAAFAVSAVASQWERTGKPFNPLLGETYELTRDEQGFRFISEQVSHHPPISAFYSESLNDDFVFHGSIYPKLKFWGKSVEAEPKGTITLELKKHNEAYTWTNPFCCVHNVILGKLWIEQYGTVEIVNHSTEEKCILNFKPCGMFGKELHRVEGYIQDKNKKKVCMIYGKWTECMWSVDPQVYEANRKADKKGSDVKKQKPEEGSRAENDEADEMPEVQETVVVIPGSTLLWRISCRPPHSAQMYNFTNFAITLNELETGMEEYLAPTDCRRRPDIRAMENGDMDMASREKERLEEKQRAARKERANNEEDWSTRWFRLGTNPHTGTQDWIYTGGYFDRKYNDCPDIY